A part of Leifsonia xyli subsp. xyli str. CTCB07 genomic DNA contains:
- a CDS encoding extracellular solute-binding protein, producing the protein MKRNSFLGAVVATAALVVLAGCSPSSGGGDGKTIKVAFQDFGSDIMATFMGKAKTEFEKANPGVKVTLVPIKAAENDYYTKLSLMNRAAATAPDVMSEDTFHPR; encoded by the coding sequence ATGAAGCGGAATAGCTTTCTGGGGGCCGTCGTCGCCACCGCAGCGCTTGTCGTGCTGGCCGGGTGTTCGCCTTCCTCCGGCGGGGGTGACGGGAAGACCATCAAGGTCGCGTTCCAAGATTTTGGATCGGACATCATGGCCACCTTCATGGGCAAGGCCAAAACGGAGTTCGAGAAGGCCAACCCCGGTGTCAAGGTCACCCTCGTGCCGATCAAAGCGGCCGAGAACGACTATTACACCAAACTCTCGCTGATGAACCGCGCCGCTGCGACAGCGCCGGATGTCATGTCGGAAGACACCTTTCATCCGCGCTGA